A region of the Candidatus Kryptonium sp. genome:
ATGCTTGGGGAAATAAGTTTCTTTGTCATTCAAGACCAACAAGTCGTTTTAGCTTTTTTATTTCTTTTTCTGTTAAATATCTCCATTCGCCTCTTTTCATTCCGCTGACGGTTATGCCACCGAAGCTTACTCTATGCAATTTTTTTACTTTGTAACCAAGGCGTTCAAACATTCTTCTTATTTGTCTGTATCTTCCTTCGTGAATTGTTATGCCAATTTCTTTCCTTTGGCTGTTTGGGAGTATATAGACATCGCAAGCTTCGGTCTTTCTACCATCAAGCATTATTCCGCGTTTTAGTTTTTCAATATCTTCAGGTTTTATCGGTTTATCAATTTCAACTTTGTATGCTTTTTCAACTTTATATTTTGGATGCATAAGGCGATAGGCAAGCTCGCCGTCATTTGTTAGAAGTAAAACTCCAGTTGTGTTTCTATCAAGGCGACCGACAGGAAAAATTCGGTATTTAACTTTTACGAGATCAATTACAGTTCTTCTGCCTTTTTCATCTTTTACAGTTGTTATGCAATCCTTAGGTTTGTTCAAGACGATGTAAACGAGTTTTTCTTCATATTTAACGGGTTTCCCATCAACTGTGACTTTATCTTTTTGCGGGTTTATTTTTACACCGAGTTGTGTTATGACTTGACCATTTACAGCGACTCTGCCTTGTTGAATCAGCTCATCTGCTTTTCTTCTTGACGCGACTCCGCACATAGCTAAGTATTTATTGAGCCGTATAAGTTCGTCGTCTTTTTTTGTGTATTTATTCTTATTTTTCTCCATCGTTTTGGATCACCCCATTTTCAAAGATTGAGTTTTCACTTTCTTTCGTTATTTCTTCAATTTCGGAAGGTTTCGGTAGTTCTGATAAATTTTTTAGACCAAAGTATTTAAGAAACTCTTTCGTTGTCCCGTATAGAAGTGGTCTCCCGAGAGTTTCAGCTCTACCAACTATTGTTATCAATCTTTTCTCAAGGAGCGTTTTAATTATGTGGTCTACATTTACGCCTCTGATTGCTTCTATTTCTGGCTTGCTTATCGGTTGTTTATAAGCGATGATTGCGAGTGTTTCAAGTGCTGGTTGAGATAATTTTTTCTTGCTTTTTTCTTTGAAAAGCCTTCCAACCCATTTCGCAAATTCTGGAAGAGTAGCAAATTGATATCCCTCGGCAATTTCTATAATTCTAAATGCAGAACCCCGTTCGGAATATTCTTGATTTAATGATGCGATAATTTTTTTTATGTCGTCCTCGCTTATCTTTGAATCACTATTTGAAGGTATTTTTCTTTGTGGTTCGTTTATTATATCTTTGATTTGTTTCAAACTTAGAGGCGTATCGGAGGCGAAAATTATAGCTTCAACTATTGATTTTAAGTTTTCCATTTGCGTTGTAAGTTTGTTTTAAATTGCGTTCGCATAACTTTGTTGTTCATCAAATGCTCGCTCTATTAAAATCTCTTCAAAAGCTTCATTTTGGGTGATTCTGATTTTCTTTAATCTTGCAAGCTCAAGAATTGCAAGGAAAGCGACAATGATTCGGATTTTCTCACGATATTCTCTAAATATCTCGCTAAATGGAATTTGTTTGTTAAATTTCAATTTGTCAAGTATGTTTTCCATTTCGTCTTCAACTTTATAGTTTTGGAATTCAATTTCGTGGAATTCTTCCTTCTTTGCGTTTTCAAAGGATTTCTTAAATGCCATTAAAAGATCAAAAAGGGAGACATCTTTTAAGAAACCGTATAGTTCTTCTTCATCGTAATAATCTCGTGCGTCATGTTTGAAGTATTGACGATAATAAATTTTCCCCGCTTCTTCTTCCAGCTTTGAAAACTCATTTGAGAGTTCTTTATACTTTTTATATTCAAGAAGTCGTTTTACGAGTTCAGCTCTTGGATCTTCTTCATCTTCCATTTCTTCCGATTCGGGTTTTGGGAGTAGCATTTTCGCTTTTATCTGCATCAGTGTTGAAGCCATTACGATAAATTCGCTTGCTATCTCAAGGTCAAGCATTTGCATGATATGGATATATTCAAGGAAGTCCTTGGTGATTTTTGCGATCGGGATGTCGTATATGTTAAGTTCATCTCTTTTGACAAAGAAGAGAAGAAGATCAAGAGGACCTTCAAAGTGCGGTAATTTTACTTTGTATTTCATTTTTAAATTACTTTTTAATTTTCAACCAAGTTTCATAGCGTTGCGGACATCTTGCATTGTTTTGCGTGCCACTTCTCGTGCTCTTTCCTCACCAGCGAATAAAATTTCCTTAACCTGATTTATATTTGATTCAAGTTGAGCTCTTTTTTCATGAATTGGTTTTAAAAATTCAATTATCTTTTCAGCGCATCTTGTCTTACAATCAACACATCCAAGTTGACCTGATTCGCATCCGCTTTTTATTTCCGCAACCTCATCTTGATTAAATTTTTTATGGTATGTAAAAACCAAACAAATCTCGGGTCTTCCGGGATCACCTTTGTATATTTTTTGTGGATCTGTAAATGCCTTTTTCATTTTCTTCTTGATTTCTTCAGGTGGGTCGGAGATCAAAATTGTATTTCCGAGGGATTTGCTCATTCTTTTTCCATCAAGCCCTGGCAAGCGTGAGAATTCCGTCAGAAGTGGCTCTGGCTCGGGGAAGACAGGAGCATAAAGTTGATTGAATCGCCTTGCTATATCACGAGTTATCTCAAGATGTGGAAGCTGGTCCTCTCCCACTGGGACAAGTTCACCTTTGTAGAGAAGAATATCAGCTGCCTGTAAAACTGGATATCCAAGATGTCCATAAGTTATGTTGTCAAGTTCAAGGTCACGAACTTGTTCTTTTAATGTCGGATTTCTCTCAAGTCTGGAGACGGTGATGAGCATTGAAAATATCAAGTGTAGCTCGGTGTGTTCTTTAACTTGCGATTGTCTGAAAACCGGACTTAAGTCGGGATTTACTCCGGAAGCAAGCCAATCAATTAACATTTCTATTGAATTTTGGTAAATCTCCGAAGTATCAACATTTGTTGTCAATGCGTGATAATCAGCTATTAAAAAAAAGCAATCGTGCTCTTTTTGAAGCTTGACCCAGTTTTCAAGGACTCCAACTAAATGTCCAAGGTGCAATTTCCCGGTTGGTCTCATTCCGCTTAAAACTACTTTCCTGCTCATTTATAAGAAAATTTTGTTTTTAAATGATTCTTTAATTGTCCGATATAAAATTTGGCGCACCCTGCGCAAGTTTTGAAATTTAGTTTTCCAAAAATTTAGAAAAAAGTTAAGAAAAATGAAACATCGGGGGGAAATTTACTCTTCATCTATTACCCAGTATTCAACGAGTTCGTCTGGTATGTCCGCGATAAATCTTGACGGCTTCGTTAGAATAAGACCGCTTCTGGAGTCATAAATTCCAACGGGGTAACAGATGAAAAGATGTTCTTTTGCTCTCGTGCAGGCTACATACATTAACCTTCTTTCTTCTTCCATTTCGTCGTCGTTTCTTGCCGAATGTGAGGATGGGAAAATGCCATCAAGAGCATGGATTATGAAAACCGTGTTCCATTCCAAACCTTTCGCTGAGTGAATTGTGGAGAGGATTAGAAACTCATCGTCTGTCCCGGGAGGCACAATTTCTGAAACGCTTTCGTTCGGTGGCTCAATTGCCAAGTCGGTTAAAAATTCTTCAAGCGAGTCATATCTTGAAGCTATGTTTTCAAAAATTTCAAGATCCTTTCTTCGCTTTTCATAATCATCGTATTTATCTCTCATAATTGGTTCATAATATCGCAGAATTATTTCCGTCTTTTGCTGGACCGAAATGTCGTCAGGATATATTGTGTAAAGGAGTTTAAATAATCTTGAGACGCTTTCTGGATAACCTTTAAAATCAAGCCAGAAGTTCGGGTTCGTTTTAATGTTTAGTTTTCCGGAGGTTATGTCATCAATTATTTTTTGTGCTGTTCTTGGTCCGACTCCGTCAAGCAGTAGCAAGATTCTATGCCATGAAATGATGTCGTTTGGGTTTAGGATAACGCGGAGATGAGCGACGATATCTTTTATGTGTGCGGTTTCAATGAATTTAAATCCACCGAATTTAACAAAGGGTATGTTTGCTTTCGCAAGTTCAATTTCAAGATCAAAAGACAGATAGCTTGCTCTGAAAAGAACAGCTATCTGGTTTAAAGGTATTCCTTCTTCTCTTAATTCAAGGACTTTTTGGACAACAAATTTTGATTGATGATTTTCGCTTGGTGCGATCACGATAACTGGCAGATCCCCGCCCGGTTTCCTTGTATAAAGAACTTTTGTATATTTTTCCCTTGCTCTGTCAATTATCTCGTTTGCAAGATTCAAAATTGGCTGTGTGCTTCTATAGTTTTCTTCAAGCTTTATTATTTTCGTCTCCGGAAAATCTTTCGGGAAATCCATTATGTTTCTGAAGTTTGCGCCCCTAAATGCGTAGATACTTTGAGAGTCGTCCCCAACAGCCATCACATTTCTATGTTCTCTTCCAAGAAGGCGGACAATGTCAGCTTGAAGTCGGTTCGTATCTTGATATTCATCAATCATTATGTATCTATATTGATTTGCGAGTTTTTTTCTGACATCGTCAAATTCTTCAAGCAATCGTTTCAGGTTCAACAAAAGATCGTCGTAATCCATTAAGTTGTGCTTTGCTTTGTATGAATTATATATGCGAAACAATTTTACTATATCGTCGGTCTGTTCATAATAATGAGGGAATTCGTTTAGGACTATATCTTCAATTGGTGTTTCAGTGTTTATGCTTTTGCTGTAAATTTCATAAAGGGTTTGCTTGCGCGGGAATCGTTTTTTTGCCTTATCATAACCTTCTTGTGTTCTTAAAAGATTTATAACATCCTCTGCATCGCCTTGATCAAGTATTGTGAAGGAGTTATCGTACTTTAAAAGTTGGGCATATTTTCTCAGAATGAGGTTTGCAAATGAATGAAAAGTTCCACCTGATACTCTATCGCATCTTGCGTCAAGTAAAATTGATGCGCGACTTAACATTTCTTGTGCTGCTTTTCGCGTGAATGTTAAAAGAAGGATTGACTCGGGGTTCACTCCGATTTCAACGAGTCGCGCAACTCGGTAGGTTATTGTTCTGGTCTTTCCTGTTCCAGCTCCAGCAATTACAAGCACCGGACCGTCAAGTGTCATTACTGCCTCGTATTGGGCTGGGTTAAGCTCATCCTTGTATCTTATCTTTGACGGTTTTACGCTGTGCTCTTCAAAAATTTCTCGTTTCAGAATGTATCTTTTCTTTTCCATTTGGTTTCAGCCAAGCATGTTTTTACTAAAATTAAACTTTTATCTCGGG
Encoded here:
- a CDS encoding rRNA pseudouridine synthase, whose translation is MEKNKNKYTKKDDELIRLNKYLAMCGVASRRKADELIQQGRVAVNGQVITQLGVKINPQKDKVTVDGKPVKYEEKLVYIVLNKPKDCITTVKDEKGRRTVIDLVKVKYRIFPVGRLDRNTTGVLLLTNDGELAYRLMHPKYKVEKAYKVEIDKPIKPEDIEKLKRGIMLDGRKTEACDVYILPNSQRKEIGITIHEGRYRQIRRMFERLGYKVKKLHRVSFGGITVSGMKRGEWRYLTEKEIKKLKRLVGLE
- the scpB gene encoding SMC-Scp complex subunit ScpB, whose protein sequence is MENLKSIVEAIIFASDTPLSLKQIKDIINEPQRKIPSNSDSKISEDDIKKIIASLNQEYSERGSAFRIIEIAEGYQFATLPEFAKWVGRLFKEKSKKKLSQPALETLAIIAYKQPISKPEIEAIRGVNVDHIIKTLLEKRLITIVGRAETLGRPLLYGTTKEFLKYFGLKNLSELPKPSEIEEITKESENSIFENGVIQNDGEK
- the trpS gene encoding tryptophan--tRNA ligase, yielding MSRKVVLSGMRPTGKLHLGHLVGVLENWVKLQKEHDCFFLIADYHALTTNVDTSEIYQNSIEMLIDWLASGVNPDLSPVFRQSQVKEHTELHLIFSMLITVSRLERNPTLKEQVRDLELDNITYGHLGYPVLQAADILLYKGELVPVGEDQLPHLEITRDIARRFNQLYAPVFPEPEPLLTEFSRLPGLDGKRMSKSLGNTILISDPPEEIKKKMKKAFTDPQKIYKGDPGRPEICLVFTYHKKFNQDEVAEIKSGCESGQLGCVDCKTRCAEKIIEFLKPIHEKRAQLESNINQVKEILFAGEERAREVARKTMQDVRNAMKLG
- a CDS encoding segregation/condensation protein A; the protein is MKYKVKLPHFEGPLDLLLFFVKRDELNIYDIPIAKITKDFLEYIHIMQMLDLEIASEFIVMASTLMQIKAKMLLPKPESEEMEDEEDPRAELVKRLLEYKKYKELSNEFSKLEEEAGKIYYRQYFKHDARDYYDEEELYGFLKDVSLFDLLMAFKKSFENAKKEEFHEIEFQNYKVEDEMENILDKLKFNKQIPFSEIFREYREKIRIIVAFLAILELARLKKIRITQNEAFEEILIERAFDEQQSYANAI
- a CDS encoding ATP-dependent helicase — translated: MEKKRYILKREIFEEHSVKPSKIRYKDELNPAQYEAVMTLDGPVLVIAGAGTGKTRTITYRVARLVEIGVNPESILLLTFTRKAAQEMLSRASILLDARCDRVSGGTFHSFANLILRKYAQLLKYDNSFTILDQGDAEDVINLLRTQEGYDKAKKRFPRKQTLYEIYSKSINTETPIEDIVLNEFPHYYEQTDDIVKLFRIYNSYKAKHNLMDYDDLLLNLKRLLEEFDDVRKKLANQYRYIMIDEYQDTNRLQADIVRLLGREHRNVMAVGDDSQSIYAFRGANFRNIMDFPKDFPETKIIKLEENYRSTQPILNLANEIIDRAREKYTKVLYTRKPGGDLPVIVIAPSENHQSKFVVQKVLELREEGIPLNQIAVLFRASYLSFDLEIELAKANIPFVKFGGFKFIETAHIKDIVAHLRVILNPNDIISWHRILLLLDGVGPRTAQKIIDDITSGKLNIKTNPNFWLDFKGYPESVSRLFKLLYTIYPDDISVQQKTEIILRYYEPIMRDKYDDYEKRRKDLEIFENIASRYDSLEEFLTDLAIEPPNESVSEIVPPGTDDEFLILSTIHSAKGLEWNTVFIIHALDGIFPSSHSARNDDEMEEERRLMYVACTRAKEHLFICYPVGIYDSRSGLILTKPSRFIADIPDELVEYWVIDEE